A segment of the Mugil cephalus isolate CIBA_MC_2020 chromosome 13, CIBA_Mcephalus_1.1, whole genome shotgun sequence genome:
ATTAAGTACTTTCTTAACGTCAAATAAATTTGCCTGAACTTTATGACACTAATCGTtctgaaatcaaagaaaataaaatattttgtttgttttttttcatcatgctctgctttgtctttaaaatatttcacagattttatgtcaaaacaataaatggacTGTGATAGACATAACCtgcaataaaaacttaattacatataataaaatcattgactTGAAATAATAACTACATGATGatgcaaaataaattacagtagccaaaaacaacaaaagtataCTTAAAATCCTAACGCTGCTTTCTTGGTCTTGGAAAAGATGAATATTTCGGGCCCTGCAAAAGTTGATCTTTCTCTGAGCTTAGCTCCACAAATTTTCCTTCACATGGGTGGAAAACTCCATGATGACGTGGATGTAGGACATAAAGCATTTCATCCTGTCGTCCCCGATTAACCTTGTGTACTCCTGGTGAAATTTCTGTTTTAGTTATTCCATTTAAATGCTGTTGGGCAAtgcagattattatttatttacaggtttttatttttgaacgtCAGTTTCATACTGTAACGTCCATCCTCCACCTTTGCAGATTGCGCCATGATTTCATTGAAACTTAGGGAACGTGAATCGTGGGAACTATAGGTGAAAATGATTAAGGACTGGTCAGTTCAGGTTGAAGTTCAGCACATGTATTACACAGCAGAAAATGCTGATTACTGTTATGAATGAGTGCATTCTACATTGACATATTCAGCAGACTAAGGGCAGGTCTTTCTGAAAGATAAACGGTGGACTGCAttgaaacagacttttttttaacttttcattttttttattttattttttttttgatataaaatattgatccccgaggggaaattctgtcctgctgtttgacccatccatttgttcacacacagtatgcAGCTCCTCTGGTGGGTGCACCCGGGGAGCatattgggggttaggtgcttgctcagggcaccacagccatggacaggaCGGAAGGCGAACCTATGACCCTCCGAACCCCAAGCTGTGCCTCTCTGCGCCACATTCATTTCGCACGTTCAGTTTCAGAAGTGACATCACTTTTCGAGTTGACACATGAGTGCATGTATACAAGAACACACTTTGATTTTAGGGTCGATCTTTTATTCATACATGATTACATGCACGATCGTTTTGAATGTCGGTGAACTTGCGCATGCAAAGAAGGTATTACCTGGTATGCGCGCATAATGTTGCGCAGAAACGCTTAAGTTTACCGTCCTGTGTTTCCCTTCTCTTCACTCCTGTGAAAGGCTTTGAccctgcagcttctctcctcGGCTCCAAAACACCAGCACCAAGTAAGAAGGCTCCGTTTTacctctgtttttcttgttgatCAGCCTGATTTTATGTGCTTCGATACGATGGCAAAAAAggctcattttgttttaaaatgaaactttttttttcaacttttacaacatctttatttgtcttttttcgtTATTTCGCCAAATGTATCTCCGCTTGATCTTTATTTAAACCGCATGTGTATTTGTGCTCTGTATTGTTATCGGTTTTTCTGTAGTATCTTCGTGTACATGTTTTGCTCGTGAGTGCTGCCTTGGTAACCCGGATACCAGGAAGTGTTGGTACACGGTCCGTGTCAGTTGGTATTACGCACAACAGAACGGCGCGTTTTGGCGTAAATGCGCACACAACTACATCCTAATCTCACCATGCACCATCCTCTTGCTTTGgttgtaaaatattattttcgacatacaatgttaataaaaacaaaaggttgGTATGGCCAATATTTTAAATGGTACCATGTTGTATCTGAAATTCCTGCAGCAAGTTGTGTATTTGAGAACGCGTGTTCACTCTTGACATACTGTCCCTAATACAGTAGATGTCCCGTTAATGATAGATAAATAGAGAGATAAATGACCAGACAGGTCGCACAAAGACAGACATTCTGACACGTGCAGTACTGGAGCATTGAAGTCAGTCAGTTGTAATTCGCAAAgtttcaaaacatttctttatttgctCATTAAATTATTGTTAAATGACAGTTATAGTGTATACGATCCTGCAAAAACCCCTGAATTcgtatttttttaaactatccTTGCACTCAAGATTTAATTGAGATAGCTGCTTGAAGATCTTAAGAAATTACAAAGCCTAATAGCCCAAGTCATTTTTATACAGGTATACCCCCAGCAGCAGCATTGTAAGAATAATGGTAATTACCATAAATCAGGAGTCAGACAAGAAAATCCAAGTGCAAATTAGTAGTGTCATAAccagtcattttttgacttgcTCTTACAGTATCAATACAAATGCCAATGTGCTCTCtaaaaattgtctttttttgttttcccaaaaCATTCTGTTACAACTCTTTTCAGATGTTCAAGGAGAAAGGAGACATAAATATGACAGTCAAAACAAGTTAGAGTCAATGGTTGTGAGGACAAAAGTACATGTTTTATTGAACAGAAAGCTACAAACACAGTAAGACTGTTGTGAAGGAGTGGCAGATGGGGTGGTTGTGccaaaataaagtgaaaaacatactaaaaacaagataaaactgAACCTACTCTGACGCTGAACTTacaagaaaaatgcaaataaaaacctgaCTCTCTTATATGCAACTCAAACtttaataagaaataaatacattatcaCAAAGCTATTCTTACAAACTCATTCCACAAaccttgtattttttttaataacaaactCCACTCAATGATTTTCAACACCACACAAAAGTCCAATAGGTAAGGCAAACAGAGGGCAGGGCGTGCTCACCAGGATCACCAGGATCACCGCAGGGACGGTCCTTTTATACCGGATCCCTAGATGACATGAACTATGTATAACAACAGCTTTTTTTCAGGCAGTTCATGTGATGTAATATAACCATTGAAGTCTAAAATGTTGTCTATAATAAAACAGACCTCCTTTAACTGTTGATactcttagcttagcttagaagATTAGCTCACACCCTGTTTAAGTAAAACCTGTTTTCATCAGGTCTGACAGCAGTCAATGactgtgcatgttttatttttcatgatgATATTATCTTTTTAAGTTTGGACCTTGgttattttatctgtttcttggcaacattttaacatggattGGATGATGGACATAGATGATGGTGTTGTATGGAATTACAACACTGTTAGATCACTGTTAATTCACAAatctttaattcagttttcttAGATTATGTTTGGATATTTTACTTGTCATCATGATTCAGCAAAAGCCTTTCTGTTGGTTAAATGACTGACTCAGAGTTTATTTGGGGGAAATGGCTCATTGGCGGCTTTTCATGTAATTTCTTCGTGGTGTTATTAATcgtttcatgtgtgtttaatgaGTGAGCTCataatctctccctctctctgtagaCATGTCACCCAGGGTTGCTGTCGTAACAGGTGGTAACAAGGGTATCGGTCTTGCCATCGTCCGAGCCCTCTGCAAGCAGTTCCAAGGAGACATATACCTCACTGCCAGAGATGTGTACGTACAGTAGCTCACCTGGACCAGGCTGATGTTTATACACCGTTTTACACAGTTTTGCTAAAATGTTGCAGACGAATTCTATTTTAGTCTGTtgtatgcaaaaaaacaaaaacaaaaaaaaaaaacaacttgaatcCTCTGAAAAGTTAATTGATATTGACAACACATAGATGTTTTTCAGTTATATCAAATATAAAGGGCCAAATATGTCCTTAAGTACTAAAAGTTTAATACTAAGAAGTAGACGTCTAATCATCTTCATTAGCATTAGTATGGTGTGTTTAATTAGAAATGATTGAAGTCAACTGAAAACATGAGGTTAAAACCAATCACAATGTGAACAAAGAACAGAACTTACTGAAGCGCCAAGTCTGTAAATTAGCACATTGTGTTGTGTGGTGACATCTACTGGTCAAATGTTGGATGTTTGGATGTATTAGACCTAAGATGGATAATGTATTTATACCATTCGACACTGATCACAGtcattttttgcatttgcaaatgGTCATAAGGATTAAAATGACTGTCTCAGCTCAGATTTGCTGAAAATATTGGTGCACTAAAGTACATGCTAGCATATCTGTGTAATCTAAAACTTTGTGCTACTGCTGCAGCGGTCGTGGTCAGGAAGCAGTGCAGTCTCTGTCCTCAGAGGGACTGAAGGCCATGTTTCACCAGCTGGACATCAACGACGTGAATAGCATCAAGACAGCTGCAGCTTACTTCAAAGAGAAGTATGGAGGAGTGGACGTCCTCATCAATAACGCCGGGATCGCATTCAAAAGTAGGACTACTattatacagtggtgtgaaaaagtgttccatgtttgtcacacttaaatgtttcagaacaAATTTAATCTTTAGTCaaagataaacacaaaatgcagtttttaaaagatgttttttattattcagcCTACATGGCCCTGTTAGAAGAAGTGATTGCCCCCTTAAACCTATTAACTGACCGGGCCACCCttagctgtggaggaattttgacccactcatctttgcagaattgttgtaattcagccacatcgGGGTTTTTTTcagcatgaaccacctttttaaggtaatgtcacagcatctcaataggattcagatGAGAACTTTGAACGGCTAAAGAAAAGCTAAATGAAGAAtctggagtggcctagtcagagGTGGACTTTCTGGTGTGTTTGGGAAcgttgtcctgctgcagaatccaagttcacttcagcttgaggtctTGTAgagatggccggacattctcctttaggattttttggtagacagcagaattcatggttccatttatcacagcaagtcttccaggtcctgaagcagcaaaacagccccagaccatcataGTACCGCCActagattttactgttggtgtgatgtcctttttctgaaatgtggtgttacttttacGCCAGAtgaatgggacacacaccttccaaaaagttcagcttttgtctcatcagtccattttcccaaaagtcttggggatcatcaagatgttttctgccttcatgtccattttgctcagcagtggttttggtcttgaactctgccatgttgggccattttagcccagtctctttcttatagTGATggcatgaacactgaccttaactgacacaagtgaggcctgcagttctcattgtggttcactggagtcccaaagctttagaaatggtgTTATAAccctttctttctcatttgctcctgaatgatctgaaaaataaaaaaatcaggaagGGCGGGGAAACACCTTTTCATACAAATGTATATGGTGAATTACATGTGCAGCAGAATGCCAACATATGTACCTATATCAGCACTAACATTCAGTTTAAGCTAGCTTATGAGCATTCAAACCACACCTGACCCAAAATGACTGGTCCTAGTGGAAGGTCTGTATTTAGCATTGGTAGTATGGCAGCACTAAGTATGAAACAATTAAATAGTTTTCTGAGTGAAAACATTGTTTGAAAAATGAGAACTAGACTTCAAGCATTTTAGATGACACTCAAAATACAAAGCGATAAAGTCGCCCTCTGTCAGTTATTCTAATTctttcatattaaatatatgaGCTAGTGAATATATCTGAACACAGTAGGgtgatttcattattattttaccccCTAGTTCAAATGACTTGAAAAAAGACAGAACTGTTGACATAAAATCAGATTATTCATAAGACTATGAAAACTGAGAGATAACAGTgacttgtctttctcttcagaTGAAGACACAGCTCCGTTTGCTGTCCAGGCCGAGGTGACCCTCAAGACAAACTTCTTCGCCACCAGAGACATGTTGACTCACTTCCTGCCGCTCATCAAAGCTGGAGGTACGAATCACCTGGAATCGTTCTTCCGAACAGTAGAAACTATTTATTCGTAGCTGTTCACACTTTGCACACTGCTCTGTCTTTTGAATATAATGTCCATGTCACATGTATGGCTTAGTACAACCAACACTAGGATCAGAGTCTTTACATAAGGCGACAAAGGATGACACGCACGCAACCAGACAAGGTGCAAATAACAAATCAGAATCAAACCATTAAACACTAGAAAGCACCAAAGTAGTATCCATATACAATATAcggatttttaaataaaaagtacataAAGTTCACCTTCAAAGCAAGATGTTACGATATGGGCTTTAATACACCATTACCCCACACACGGTACAATCCATTCTAACATCACATTACCTTCGTGTTCAATTTCGATTTTAGTTaatttagaacgatacgatcccaaacgattcagtgacttgaaatcgattcaactttttagccaaaaaataaaccagtgtgactggaATAAATACCCACTCGGTGTTTCCtgtacattcatttaggagtggcagactgccaacagataactatcttgctcaatatctactctttggggctcttaatctaccggttacagtcactttttaaacttcctcaagtgtgtTGATCCGTTGGACCGCGCTCgttttatcaataaagaacgaggttattatggcccagaagtttaacaccatatgtccgtttctgtttattatctcctcttttgagcgctgacatTCTCACTACATGCtcgtctgttgacaatatcacaacgctgcacgttaaattatccgacATTTCATCGAGTTGTTCTCTTTTTGCTtaggtcactgtgtgtcactggtgggacGAGGCGTAGAGGCAAGGAGACGTGAACACGaatgctagcattagcatatacattaattttgccattgatgttagccggaagctaacgcatatttgtataacggtgttttgggtataaaactaattatacaacaagtagttccgaccaagcaatcgGATTGGTCAATAAGGaatttagaacgtgctcaaatcagcattacagcacggctgactcatcactaaaaatattgttCCACCAAGTCTGTGGAAAGTTGTATCTATCTCCATAGCAACACTGTAATTGTCAGAGCTGGAACAGGAAACGGCTGGaaaatacgctacaaaatggATTGGTTTGTTGTTAACAGCATCTTTGTTATAACTTGGGCAATAAAAGTAAGAATTTTTGCTCATTTCGGTAGAGTAATTTCGGTAAAATTCGGTAAAGTCCGAGGCCGCGTTAAAATATGAACGTCAGCTCAGAGTTTACTCATCTGGGGcgagaaaatcatttctgttgctaggtCGTTACTAAGGTTTGGATTATTTGCTGCAGTGGTGAACTAGGTTCGATTACACATAGGAGTCTACTGACCCCATTTATTTCAATGGAAATGGTAAGCACACTCGCAAAGAACTttaatgtccatcaacatgaatatatattgaattatacgctttatttatttatttattttttggtaattgttgtataatcgcaaTATTGCCCTCGTGGTTGTGCTTAAACGTTGATGCTTGCGGACCGAGGAGTTCCGCATCATGTCGTGCTCAAATGACGTTAAGGCATACTCTCtcgggtaatattgcttaatttgtaaattttgttcGTCAAGTTTTACTGTATTTCTCAAGTAAATGCTCTAAGCGGATCCTCTGACGTGTTTAATCTaatgcgttatttcctagtatcgatacgatcgattgattaccttttaaatcgatattagatcgatgttGTCGCCCggaaggccaacttgccgagcacagatcgatgtagttggatcgtaggaaaataaatcggttcatcgatgtagtggatgaatcgttacatcCCTAATTACTGCTGCTGAATGGGCGTCTCTGACGTGGATTTACGAGTCTGAATACTTTCAATTGCTTTTTAGATTTCAATATTAATTCTAATTAAGAATTTAAGAAGGGGGGATGGTGGGGTCTAAattacagcttttattttattttattttttttgtgtgttaaatgttgAGGACGTTGCTAACAAAGAGTAATTAGTGATCATTTGACATGCTCAGACGTCCTTCACGTGTTTCAGGTCGTGTGGTGAACGTCTCCAGTCTTCTTGGCTCCATGACTTTAAAAAAGTGCAGCCCGGCCCTCCAGCAGCGCTTCCGCAGCGAGGACATCACAGAGGACGAGCTGGTGGGACTGATGCAGCGCTTTGTTGATGAGGCCAAGAAAGGAAATCACAAGGAAGACGGCTGGCCCGAAACAGCGTATGGAGTGTCTAAAACTGGACTGACGGTATGACTGGTCAGACCCCCGGTTACTGAAATGTATAAACTGGACTAAACCAGGCCCTAAATATTTCACACAGacagtgattaaaaaaatgtatgtgtgtgtcctcagacCCTGTCCATGATTCAGGCTCGACATCTGTCCAAGGAGAGACCGAATGACGGGGTAATTTAAAACATGAGACGAAACAATGTGGAAATAATATCAAATGGGTGGTTTTGTTTCCAGTGAAGCCTTGTATCATAACTGACAGATATTTTTCTTGTGCGCTTCTTTTCGTATATTCAGATCTTGCTGAACGCCTGTTGTCCAGGATGGGTGCGCACTGACATGGCTGGTCCTAAAGCCCCCAAGACACCAGATGAGGGCGCCACCACTCCAGTCTATCTGGCCCTGCTGCCACCCGGAGCCACAGAACCTCATGGAAAGCTTGTCTCTGAAAAGGAAGTTCAGCCGTGGTGAAAAGGGTTGAAGGGAGCTGTTGATTTTCATATAGAATCAACGTTTCCTCCTTAAAGTAATATGCAtttaatatgtaatgtaatatggAAATACAATATACTTCCAAAAATTTAACATATAATGACATAATACTGAAGTATTggcttaactttttttttactgtcaaatACATTTGCCTGAACTTTATGACACTAATTGTtctgaaatcaaagaaaataaagaattttTTCATCATAGTCTaccttttcattaaaatatttcacagatTTCACGTCGAAACAATAAATGGACCGTGATAGACATTACCtgcaataaaaacttaattacaTATAATAAAATGATTAGTGTTAAGGGTGAGTGTATTCTATAGACAGAAGGCTTTGCTTGGACTTAATGGAGCTAAGACACCATTAATGAAACTTTACTTTCCCTACTGTGACGAGTCAAGTCATCCAAATGTGTATTATATAACCTTTTGACAGCATCTCTGCACCATTGAAGATGAGATACTGGCAGCTGACCACACAGAcagatgaacagaaacacacaaggaatattttaaaacactgaactaaaacacagtTGCTTCTGCACAGTTACTTCCTCTGCAACAAAGCCTCACTGCTGGCCACACTACTGAAGCAAAGTGAGGATTGTTTATGATGATCTGCACTGGATACATCAAGTAATCAGCATTCAAccttaaaaatcatttttatacaATAAACCCATTTCTGCCATCGTTATAAATAATACTTTGAATAACTTTTTTTCAATTCGTCATGAATGATCTTCGATGCTACAAACCCTGAACCTGtattcattcacacacttgGTGCTAAAGATTTCATCTATATACAAACTTGCAGAAAGTCTTAAAAATAggaataatgttttgttttgttttgttttgttatgcaAAAACATTGTTTGACATATTCAGCAGACTAAGTCCAAGTCTTTCTGAAAGATAAACGGTGGACTGCATTGAAACAGACTTGttaactgttttcatttcacgCATTCAGAAGTGACATCACTTTTCCAGTTGACACAGGAGTACACAAGAACACACTTTGATTTTAGGGTCGATCTTTTATTCATAAATGATTACATAAATGGTAGTTTTGAATGTCAGTGAACTTGCGCATGCAAATAAGGTATTACCCGGTATGCGCGCATAATGTTGCGCAGAAATGCTTAAGTTTACCGTCCTGtgtttcccttttcctcttcacTCCTGTGAAAGGCTTTGAccctgcagcttctctcctcGGCTCCAAAACACCAGCACCAAATAAGAAGGCTCCGTTTTACCTCTGTTTTTCTTGCTGATCAGCCTCAGTTTGTATGTTTCTTTTAACTTGGGTACGATGGCAAGAAGGGTAATTTTGTGGTAGAATTAAACTTTTACAACATCTCAAAACTTCCTTCATTTGTGTTATCATATGTGTTGATATGGGGAACATGGCATtgctttatctttatttaagCCTCGTGTATTTATTCCCTGTATTGTTACTGGACCTGATATTATGCATGTGTTGCTTGTGACGCTCGCAATCAGATTTTGGAGAATGTGCTGAAATTGTTGCATATAAATATTTTCGTTTGCGGATACTGGTTAAGTTGTGCAAAACTAGAAACAAACGCTCACAG
Coding sequences within it:
- the LOC125018686 gene encoding carbonyl reductase [NADPH] 1-like: MSVNLRMQRRYYLVCAHNVAQKRLSLPSCVSLLFTPVKGFDPAASLLGSKTPAPNMSPRVAVVTGGNKGIGLAIVRALCKQFQGDIYLTARDVGRGQEAVQSLSSEGLKAMFHQLDINDVNSIKTAAAYFKEKYGGVDVLINNAGIAFKNEDTAPFAVQAEVTLKTNFFATRDMLTHFLPLIKAGGRVVNVSSLLGSMTLKKCSPALQQRFRSEDITEDELVGLMQRFVDEAKKGNHKEDGWPETAYGVSKTGLTTLSMIQARHLSKERPNDGILLNACCPGWVRTDMAGPKAPKTPDEGATTPVYLALLPPGATEPHGKLVSEKEVQPW